DNA from Nitrospiraceae bacterium:
ACGATTTGATTCGACGCCACATTCCGGTTCACTCCTGCTCGCGAAGCAATAATAACCTCATCTCCAATCTGAATGTGGTTTGCAAGTCCGGCCTGTCCTCCGATCGTTACATGATGACCGGTCGTGGTACTGCCAGCAATTCCAACCTGCGCGACAAGAATGGAATGTTCACCGATGGTGACGTTATGTGCAATCTGGACGAGATTGTCGACTTTGGTGCCTTGCTTGATAGTCGTATAATCACGCGGCATTGTTGCGCGATCAACAGTTACATTGGCGCCCAATTCGACGTCATCTTCAATAATCACGCCGCCGAGTTGCGGCCTTTTGTAATGCTTGCCCTGCTCTTGGACATAGCCAAACCCGTCACTACCGACGACTGTGCCGCTGTGGATGATCACCCGGGCACCGATTACACACCCTTCGCGAACGACGACGTTGGGATAGAGGACCGTGTGGTCACCGATTGCCGAATCATCGCCCACAAAAACTCCGGGATAAATGGTGACAGAAGAGCCGATTCTGACTCGGTCACCGAGGGTAACACCAGGCCAGATTGAGACGTCGAAGCCGATCTGCACGTCCGCTCCTTTGACTGTACTTGGCGCGACCCCACGCGAAGTAGTAGCCGGGCAGAAGAATGTTCGGGTAACACGGGCAAATTCAAGTGAGGGATTGGAGAGAATGATATGAGGGCAGC
Protein-coding regions in this window:
- the lpxD gene encoding UDP-3-O-(3-hydroxymyristoyl)glucosamine N-acyltransferase — protein: MAVPRPQTPISLSQIHQVTGGELIGSPDVTITSVASLNKARSTDLAFVAEDRWLKTNEPIQAGALLAHRRLTEVRCPHIILSNPSLEFARVTRTFFCPATTSRGVAPSTVKGADVQIGFDVSIWPGVTLGDRVRIGSSVTIYPGVFVGDDSAIGDHTVLYPNVVVREGCVIGARVIIHSGTVVGSDGFGYVQEQGKHYKRPQLGGVIIEDDVELGANVTVDRATMPRDYTTIKQGTKVDNLVQIAHNVTIGEHSILVAQVGIAGSTTTGHHVTIGGQAGLANHIQIGDEVIIASRAGVNRNVASNQIVSGAPIMPHDTWLKAQAVIPRLPELRHLVRTLEERINRLEEARPSAPSVKRAKRKSRAR